The Lactuca sativa cultivar Salinas chromosome 2, Lsat_Salinas_v11, whole genome shotgun sequence genome includes a window with the following:
- the LOC111901500 gene encoding uncharacterized protein LOC111901500 has translation MPQVSPYKFLLPTPHLRKQFSHPFDELAVFVDKHAKEQCFIELDNDERFMVMLSMYNEEKEVTIYATTEKLRYKVKQFSSQDHVIDEPDDENETDSVCPSQESYHSPHNSDNETELLDYGETYAYSKSNLFMKVNSRFPGVIAFRRALNHYALINEFEYNIEKSDLTRLTTCCGDKECKWRIHASVTQDGVTFEVKKFVETHSCTRSNKCGNKHATQGWIANVVTDKLKSEGDVSPADLKKWLMHSYNVEVPYMRVFRGREQAYTDMYGKWDDSYVHIYDFKHELEKRNPGSVVEIDLQTVGDKKHFLRFFISLTACSKGFLVGCRPYIGLDACHLKGKFNGVLAAATSIDGNNGMFPVAYAVLESENTKSWTWFLKSLEKAIGTPNGLVISSDMQKGLEVAITQVYPNIEHRECIRHLCSNFKKHFRGDFFMSKLWDAANTYSVSKHDRLLKEIASKREDAIAYLNEHHKKIWSRSKFGTLVKCDYITNNISETFNSWVGDIRYKPVLDLLDAIREKLMERFDKKRSKVKKWKGPLVPKARDYLKTITKNLGEYQVCRCSDNKAEVNYKGNRWDVILDEKKCSCREWQVTGLPCVHAAAFIAFTREPRWDKYVDAYFTVGRYKEAYALEIGPMPGKDQWVHIDTVDKIYPPIIKRPPGRPKKNRIVARGEPKKRHRCTRCGMYGHHGKSCKNPAPQGFDEASTSKRKEQK, from the exons ATGCCTCAGGTTTCACCATATAAATTTCTTCTTCCAACTCCCCATTTAAGaaagcagttttcacatccatttgatgaacttGCAG TATTTGTTGACAAACATGCAAAAGAGCAATGCTTTATTGAACTTGATAATGATGAGAGGTTCATGGTGATGCTTAGCATGTATAATGAGGAGAAAGAAGTAACAATTTATGCGACAACCGAAAAATTAAGATATAAGGTTAAACAGTTTAGTTCTCAAGATCACGTTATTGATGAACCTGATGATGAAAATGAGACAGACTCAGTTTGTCCAAGTCAAGAAAGCTATCATAGTCCTCATAATTCTGATAATGAAACTGAGCTTCTAGATTATGGTGAAACTTATGCATATAGTAAGTCAAATCTATTTATGAAAGTGAATTCTAGATTCCCAGGTGTAATTGCTTTTAGAAGAGCATTAAACCATTATGCACTAATAAATGAATTTGAGTATAATATTGAGAAAAGTGATTTGACAAGACTTACAACATGTTGTGGAGATAAAGAGTGCAAGTGGAGAATTCATGCTTCTGTTACACAAGATGGAGTTACTTTTGAA GTTAAGAAATTTGTAGAAACTCATTCTTGTACTCGAAGCAACAAGTGTGGTAACAAACATGCCACTCAAGGATGGATTGCTAATGTTGTAACCGACAAGTTGAAATCTGAAGGTGATGTCTCTCCTGCCGACCTAAAAAAGTGGCTTATGCATAGCTACAATGTTGAAGTGCCATATATGAGAGTATTTAGAGGAAGAGAACAAGCTTATACTGACATGTATGGAAAGTGGGATGACTCTTATGTACATATATATGATTTCAAACACGAACTTGAAAAGAGAAACCCAGGAAGTGTCGTGGAGATTGATTTACAGACAGTGGGTGACAAGAAACATTTCCTACGCTTTTTTATATCATTAACAGCATGCTCCAAGGGGTTTCTTGTTGGTTGTCGTCCTTACATTGGGCTTGATGCATGTCATTTGAAAGGGAAATTTAATGGTGTGTTAGCCGCTGCCACAAGTATAGACGGCAACAATGGTATGTTTCCAGTAGCCTATGCTGTGCTTGAGTCAGAGAATACAAAATCATGGACCTGGTTTCTCAAGTCACTAGAAAAAGCGATCGGTACACCTAATGGTCTTGTTATCTCCTCTGACATGCAAAAAGGGTTGGAAGTAGCTATTACACAGGTTTATCCTAACATTGAGCATCGAGAATGCATAAGACATTTGTGTAGCAACTTCAAGAAACATTTTCGAGGTGACTTTTTCATGAGCAAGCTATGGGATGCTGCAAATACCTACTCTGTTAGTAAGCATGATAGATTGTTAAAAGAAATTGCTAGTAAACGTGAAGATGCAATTGCATATTTGAATGAGCACCATAAAAAGATATGGAGTAGAAGCAAGTTTGGCACACTTGTCAAGTGTGATTACATTACCAACAATATTTCTGAAACTTTTAACTCTTGGGTAGGTGACATACGTTATAAACCGGTGCTAGATCTCCTTGATGCAATTAGAGAAAAGCTTATggaacgatttgacaagaaaaggAGTAAGGTGAAAAAATGGAAAGGTCCACTAGTTCCAAAAGCAAGGGACTATCTCAAGACAATCACTAAG AATTTGGGCGAATATCAAGTTTGTAGATGCAGTGACAATAAAGCAGAAGTGAACTACAAAGGAAATCGTTGGGATGTTATATTAGATGAGAAAAAATGTAGTTGTCGAGAATGGCAAGTCACAGGCCTTCCATGTGTGCATGCAGCTGCTTTTATTGCTTTCACAAGGGAGCCTAGATGGGACAAATACGTTGATGCATATTTCACAGTTGGGagatataaagaagcatatgctTTAGAAATTGGTCCAATGCCTGGGAAAGATCAATGGGTGCATATAGACACAGTCGATAAGATATACCCACCTATTATAAAACGGCCACCTGGACGACCTAAAAAGAATAGAATTGTAGCACGTGGTGAGCCCAAGAAAAGACATAGATGCACTCGTTGTGGTATGTATGGACACCATGGAAAGAGTTGCAAAAATCCAGCGCCTCAAGGGTTTGACGAAGCATCCACTAGCAAGAGGAAAGAACAAAAATGA